The following are encoded together in the Planctomycetia bacterium genome:
- the serS gene encoding serine--tRNA ligase, translating to MLDRRFIVENAALVKENCLRRGAKVDVDRLVALDGERRLAQTQVDELNRKANEVSKSIGQTKDAAEREARKEEGRKLREAVSAAQMSLEQFEVDIDAIQRAIPNLSHPAAPIGGDDTANLEIRRGQHAPRKFEFKPLDHVELGEKLQLFDFEAGAKVAGHGFYFLKNEAVLLELALQHYAVSLLMREGFTPMITPDLARNEVLQGTGYIPRGPETQIYSIADSDLSLVATAEITLGGLLADEILDPAQLPIKLCGISHCYRTEAGAHGRATRGLYRVHQFTKVEMFAFTLPEQSDATLDYFCALEGKIFDGLGIPFRVVDTATGDLGGPAYRKFDLEAWMPGRGEQGEYGEVTSTSNCTDYQARRLGIRYRPPGEKGTRFVHTLNGTAVAISRAMIAVLENYQQADGSIIVPEPLRALVGKDKIAPHV from the coding sequence ATGCTCGACCGCCGCTTCATCGTTGAAAATGCCGCTCTCGTCAAGGAAAACTGCTTGCGCCGCGGCGCGAAGGTCGATGTCGATCGGCTCGTCGCGCTGGATGGCGAACGGCGGTTGGCGCAAACGCAGGTCGATGAGTTAAACCGCAAGGCCAACGAGGTCTCGAAGTCCATCGGCCAGACCAAGGACGCGGCGGAGCGCGAAGCCCGCAAGGAAGAAGGGCGGAAGCTGCGCGAAGCGGTGTCGGCGGCACAGATGTCGCTGGAACAGTTCGAAGTCGACATTGACGCGATCCAGCGCGCGATTCCGAATCTCTCTCATCCCGCGGCGCCGATCGGCGGCGACGATACGGCCAATCTGGAAATTCGCCGCGGCCAGCACGCCCCGCGCAAATTCGAATTTAAGCCGCTCGACCACGTCGAGCTGGGTGAGAAGCTGCAACTGTTCGATTTTGAGGCCGGTGCGAAAGTGGCCGGGCATGGCTTTTACTTCCTCAAGAACGAGGCCGTGCTGCTGGAACTCGCGTTGCAGCATTACGCGGTCAGCTTGCTGATGAGGGAAGGCTTCACGCCGATGATCACGCCGGACCTCGCGCGCAACGAAGTGCTGCAAGGGACCGGCTACATTCCGCGCGGGCCGGAGACGCAAATCTACAGTATCGCCGACAGCGACCTCAGCCTCGTCGCCACGGCCGAAATCACGCTCGGCGGGTTGCTGGCCGACGAAATCCTCGACCCTGCGCAGTTGCCGATCAAACTTTGCGGCATCAGCCATTGCTACCGCACGGAAGCCGGCGCCCACGGACGCGCCACGCGCGGGTTGTACCGCGTACATCAGTTCACCAAGGTCGAGATGTTCGCCTTCACACTGCCGGAACAAAGCGATGCGACGCTCGATTACTTCTGCGCACTCGAAGGCAAAATCTTCGACGGCCTCGGCATCCCCTTCCGCGTCGTCGACACCGCCACCGGCGACCTGGGCGGCCCGGCCTACCGCAAGTTCGACCTGGAAGCCTGGATGCCCGGCCGCGGCGAACAGGGCGAATACGGCGAAGTCACTAGCACCAGCAACTGCACGGATTACCAGGCCCGCCGCCTCGGCATCCGCTACCGCCCGCCAGGTGAAAAAGGCACCCGCTTCGTCCACACGCTCAACGGCACGGCCGTGGCCATCAGCCGCGCGATGATTGCGGTGCTGGAAAACTATCAGCAAGCGGACGGCTCGATCATTGTGCCAGAGCCGCTGCGGGCGTTGGTGGGGAAGGATAAGATCGCGCCGCACGTCTAA
- a CDS encoding paraquat-inducible protein A codes for MSISSEQLVGCPACGMVHAISAQPRRGCALCTRCGAKLWSARRATRMRTRTAAFALAGLILFVPAVTWPILKIERLGHVREDHLVGGVMALLREGHLFVGLVVLVFSLIVPPAKLSAMLWLATGAPGGARHHQAMAHRVVDWLGRWGMLDVLLVAVLVAFVKLGDVIEIQAGPGLIAFGLCVLASLAASLAFDPHEMWRGTENDECRNPND; via the coding sequence ATGAGCATTAGCTCCGAACAACTCGTCGGCTGCCCCGCTTGCGGAATGGTCCACGCCATCTCCGCGCAGCCGCGGCGCGGTTGTGCGCTCTGCACGCGTTGCGGAGCGAAACTATGGTCCGCCCGGCGCGCGACGCGGATGCGCACGCGCACGGCCGCCTTCGCGTTGGCTGGATTGATTCTGTTTGTGCCCGCGGTTACCTGGCCGATTCTCAAGATCGAACGGCTCGGTCATGTGCGCGAGGACCATCTTGTCGGCGGCGTGATGGCGCTCTTGCGCGAAGGACATCTCTTCGTCGGGCTGGTCGTCCTGGTCTTTTCGCTGATCGTGCCCCCCGCCAAGCTCTCCGCCATGCTCTGGCTCGCTACTGGCGCGCCAGGCGGCGCACGGCATCACCAGGCCATGGCGCACCGCGTGGTCGATTGGCTCGGCCGCTGGGGCATGCTCGATGTCCTGCTGGTCGCCGTGCTGGTGGCCTTTGTCAAACTCGGCGACGTCATCGAAATTCAGGCCGGCCCTGGCTTGATCGCGTTCGGTCTCTGCGTGCTGGCTAGTTTGGCGGCCAGCCTGGCGTTCGATCCACACGAAATGTGGCGCGGTACAGAGAATGACGAATGTCGAAATCCGAATGACTGA
- a CDS encoding thiamine pyrophosphate-binding protein: MRTTGIQAFLDMLHAAGVRYIFGNPGTTELPLNDALVADRRIQYILGLQEVPVMGMADGYAMASGQLGVVNLHISCGLGNAMGMLYNAHREGTPLLVTAGQQDRRLRFEEPILTSDMVSVARPWTKWSAEVDRVEDLPSALRRAIQVALTPPTGPVFLSIPIDVQREEAELDVTVPARLDARVRPPLEALRRAAEVLAAAKCPGILAGSRVVERSATQELVAIAERLGAPAISESGTTHGRLGFPADHPLYGQCLPLWSPEVRERLAEFDVLLVCGMDLLRQYVYHEPSRAIPEHIRLIHLDEDPWQIGKNYPVDVGLLGDTKSGLAELDALLASAMNESQVAQAQSRRRSREEKHAAQRLKLKAEFDGQLDARPLTPLAMMGSIARVLPENVAVVEEAVTTTNTYLERLGAHRNTTGYFAHRGWALGWGLGCAIGAKLAWPERPVLAILGEGAAMYGIQGLWSAAHHRIPVTFVIANNAQYQILKVGARGLQLPHALAGKYESLEITEPEIDLVSLAKSLGVDAERITEPDQLSAALEKSWHSDRPRLIDVPITRTSPPRMEY; encoded by the coding sequence ATGCGCACCACCGGAATCCAAGCCTTTCTTGACATGCTGCACGCGGCGGGCGTGCGGTACATTTTCGGCAATCCCGGCACCACCGAGTTGCCGCTGAACGATGCGCTTGTCGCCGATCGGCGGATTCAATACATCCTCGGCTTGCAGGAAGTGCCCGTGATGGGCATGGCCGACGGGTATGCCATGGCCTCCGGGCAACTCGGCGTCGTGAACCTGCACATCAGTTGCGGGCTCGGCAACGCGATGGGCATGCTCTACAACGCTCATCGCGAAGGGACGCCGCTACTCGTAACCGCAGGGCAGCAAGATCGACGCTTGCGGTTTGAGGAACCAATTCTTACCTCGGACATGGTGAGCGTCGCGCGGCCTTGGACGAAATGGTCCGCCGAAGTGGATCGCGTCGAAGATCTGCCCAGCGCGTTGAGGCGCGCGATCCAAGTCGCGCTCACGCCACCGACCGGACCGGTGTTTCTTTCGATTCCTATCGACGTGCAACGCGAAGAAGCGGAATTGGACGTCACTGTACCGGCGCGACTGGATGCGCGGGTGCGTCCGCCGCTGGAAGCGTTGCGCCGTGCGGCCGAAGTATTGGCGGCAGCGAAATGCCCGGGCATTCTCGCCGGCAGCCGCGTAGTCGAACGCAGCGCGACGCAAGAACTGGTGGCGATCGCCGAACGCCTCGGTGCGCCGGCGATTTCGGAATCCGGCACCACGCACGGCCGACTCGGCTTCCCGGCCGATCACCCACTCTATGGCCAATGTCTGCCGCTCTGGTCGCCCGAGGTACGGGAACGTCTCGCCGAATTCGACGTCCTGCTCGTCTGCGGCATGGATTTGCTCCGCCAGTACGTCTATCACGAACCCTCACGAGCAATCCCCGAACACATCCGCCTCATTCACCTCGACGAAGACCCTTGGCAGATTGGCAAGAATTACCCCGTGGACGTCGGCCTGTTGGGCGACACGAAATCCGGGCTTGCGGAACTCGATGCGCTTTTGGCGTCGGCGATGAATGAATCACAGGTCGCGCAAGCACAGTCGCGGCGAAGATCGCGCGAAGAAAAGCACGCTGCTCAGCGCCTGAAGTTGAAAGCCGAGTTCGACGGGCAGCTCGATGCACGTCCGTTGACGCCGCTCGCCATGATGGGCAGCATCGCGCGGGTTCTGCCCGAGAACGTGGCCGTGGTTGAAGAGGCGGTCACGACGACGAACACGTATCTGGAGCGGCTCGGCGCGCATCGCAATACGACCGGCTACTTTGCCCATCGCGGCTGGGCGCTCGGTTGGGGCCTCGGCTGCGCCATCGGCGCGAAACTCGCCTGGCCGGAACGCCCGGTGCTTGCGATTCTGGGCGAAGGGGCCGCGATGTACGGCATCCAAGGCCTGTGGAGTGCCGCGCATCACCGCATCCCTGTTACGTTCGTGATCGCCAACAACGCGCAGTACCAGATTCTCAAAGTCGGCGCTCGCGGTTTGCAGTTGCCGCACGCGCTCGCCGGCAAATACGAGTCGCTAGAAATCACCGAGCCGGAAATCGATCTGGTGTCGCTGGCGAAATCGCTGGGCGTCGACGCGGAACGCATCACGGAGCCGGATCAACTCAGCGCTGCGCTCGAAAAATCATGGCACAGCGACCGGCCGAGGCTGATCGACGTCCCGATTACCAGGACGTCGCCGCCCAGGATGGAGTATTAG
- a CDS encoding DUF4159 domain-containing protein, producing MTFRGIIGAVTAVAVLLTPARTLWAQAPDKDLDPTAVSESIDRGVRFLKSVQAPNGSWSEYGGQTGAKTALATLALLSCGLKSDDPAVAAALRHLRTLRPRQTYAVSLQTMVFCAAEPKKDILSVQENVRFLEQQQIAGGERKGAWGYPAGPGDNSNSQFALLALYEAERIGVSVKQQTWKRAYDYWMAAQLPDGSFSYMKGETLPGTASMTCAGIGALVITSGEVNAGDAAVNGNNVQCCGNQTNDDAIERAVAWLARNFQVDSNAGELNNKWLLYYLYGVERVGRLTARRHIGDHDWYREGAKFLIEHQNKVGGGSWQRDDPTRVESDEVIATSLALLFLSKGRRPVLMSKLEHEPNSDWNNHRRDAAHLTSYVEKQWRRDLTWQVVNAEKASVDDLLQSPVIYISGREAPELSQPQIERLRRYIEAGGFIFAEACCEGKEFDAGFRGMMERMFPEEEYRLRLLPPTHSIWSAEERVDPEHVRPLWGIDFGCRTSVVYCPENLSCYWELDRPERQDEYDETVRKQIAAANSIGINVLAYATGRELKFKDEIPSVVIGDGPADAGERGTLRLPNLIHAGGHDVAPGALSNLLRFVSQKSGVRVSTDQREVSLSDPKLYNFPILFMHGRNQFQLKEEERQQLRSFLERGGVLIANSVCASEAFAASFEAEMRAIFPEHALQPIPGDHDMFTGTYGGFELPQVTLRRPASRAAGSDRPATVDLITTPPRLDGLQIDERYAVLFSRYDLSCALEKHDSLECEGYTREDAAKIGLNLIMYAMQR from the coding sequence ATGACGTTTCGCGGGATCATCGGTGCCGTAACGGCTGTGGCGGTCCTGTTGACGCCAGCCAGGACACTCTGGGCGCAAGCCCCGGACAAAGACCTCGATCCCACCGCGGTGAGCGAATCGATCGACCGCGGCGTCCGCTTTCTGAAAAGCGTGCAGGCGCCCAACGGAAGCTGGTCGGAATACGGCGGGCAGACCGGAGCGAAAACGGCGCTCGCAACGTTGGCCCTGTTGAGTTGCGGCCTGAAGAGCGACGATCCGGCCGTTGCCGCGGCGCTTCGTCATTTGCGCACACTGCGCCCGCGGCAAACCTATGCGGTGTCACTGCAGACTATGGTCTTCTGCGCGGCCGAGCCGAAGAAGGACATCCTGTCCGTGCAGGAGAATGTCCGCTTCCTCGAACAGCAACAGATTGCCGGCGGCGAGCGCAAAGGCGCCTGGGGTTATCCGGCTGGCCCGGGGGACAACAGCAACTCGCAGTTTGCGCTGCTGGCCCTCTATGAAGCCGAACGAATCGGCGTCTCGGTAAAACAGCAGACGTGGAAGCGCGCCTATGACTACTGGATGGCCGCGCAGTTGCCGGACGGCTCGTTCAGTTACATGAAGGGCGAAACGTTGCCCGGCACGGCCAGCATGACGTGCGCAGGGATCGGCGCGCTGGTAATTACGTCCGGCGAAGTCAACGCCGGTGACGCCGCGGTGAACGGCAACAACGTGCAGTGTTGCGGCAATCAGACCAACGACGATGCGATCGAACGGGCCGTAGCCTGGCTGGCGCGCAATTTTCAGGTCGATTCGAATGCCGGCGAATTGAACAACAAGTGGCTGCTGTACTATTTATATGGCGTCGAACGCGTCGGACGGTTGACGGCCCGGCGACACATCGGTGACCACGACTGGTATCGCGAAGGCGCCAAGTTTCTGATCGAGCATCAGAACAAGGTCGGCGGCGGCTCCTGGCAGCGGGACGATCCGACGCGCGTGGAAAGCGATGAGGTCATCGCCACGAGCCTCGCTTTGCTGTTCTTGTCCAAGGGACGGCGGCCGGTGCTGATGTCGAAGCTGGAGCACGAGCCGAACAGCGACTGGAACAACCACCGCCGCGACGCCGCGCATTTGACCAGTTACGTGGAAAAACAATGGCGGCGCGATCTCACCTGGCAAGTGGTCAATGCCGAGAAGGCCTCCGTCGACGACCTGCTGCAGTCGCCGGTGATTTACATCTCCGGACGCGAGGCCCCGGAACTATCCCAGCCGCAGATCGAACGACTGCGGCGCTATATCGAAGCGGGCGGGTTCATCTTCGCCGAGGCTTGCTGCGAAGGAAAAGAATTCGACGCCGGTTTCCGCGGCATGATGGAGCGGATGTTCCCGGAGGAGGAGTATCGCCTTCGCCTGTTACCGCCGACGCACTCGATCTGGAGCGCCGAGGAACGCGTTGACCCGGAACACGTGCGGCCGCTGTGGGGCATCGATTTCGGTTGCCGCACCAGCGTCGTCTATTGCCCTGAGAACCTGTCGTGCTATTGGGAACTCGACCGGCCGGAGCGACAAGACGAATACGACGAGACGGTCAGGAAACAAATCGCCGCGGCGAATTCCATCGGCATCAACGTGCTGGCCTACGCCACGGGACGCGAATTGAAATTTAAGGACGAGATTCCTTCCGTCGTCATCGGCGACGGCCCAGCCGATGCCGGTGAACGCGGCACGCTGCGCTTGCCGAACCTGATCCACGCCGGCGGACACGACGTCGCGCCCGGGGCGCTCTCGAACTTGTTGCGGTTCGTCTCGCAAAAATCGGGCGTCCGCGTGAGCACTGATCAGCGCGAAGTCAGCTTGAGCGATCCCAAGCTCTACAACTTTCCAATCCTGTTCATGCATGGCCGCAATCAGTTTCAACTGAAAGAGGAAGAGCGGCAACAGCTGCGCTCATTCCTGGAACGCGGCGGCGTGCTGATTGCCAACAGCGTCTGCGCCAGCGAGGCGTTTGCCGCATCGTTCGAGGCCGAAATGCGGGCGATCTTCCCCGAGCACGCACTGCAACCGATTCCGGGCGATCACGACATGTTCACCGGCACCTACGGCGGCTTCGAACTCCCGCAAGTCACGCTCCGTCGTCCCGCCAGCCGCGCCGCCGGGAGCGACCGCCCGGCCACGGTCGATTTGATCACGACGCCGCCACGCCTGGACGGCCTGCAGATCGACGAACGCTACGCCGTGCTGTTCTCGCGCTACGATCTGAGTTGCGCCCTGGAAAAACACGACTCGCTGGAGTGCGAAGGCTACACCCGCGAAGACGCGGCGAAGATCGGGCTGAATCTCATCATGTACGCGATGCAACGGTGA
- a CDS encoding MoxR family ATPase, with product MQQELQKVIIGQNEVIEQLFAAIFTRGHCLLEGVPGLAKTLMVSTLAKILDIQFKRIQFTPDLMPSDITGTNVLDEDEHGRRNFRFVEGPIFTNILLADEINRTPPKTQAALLQAMQEREVSVGQTTYELPDPFFTIATQNPIEQEGTYPLPEAQLDRFMFNIKVDYPSLDEEERILAATTRGEKPEIRKVLSGKAIVNLQKLVSSVAVSEYIIKYASRLVRATRPKDDSAPKFIRELVDWGAGPRAGQFLIHGGKALAAMEGRFSVAIEDVQKIAIPVLRHRISTNFQAQAEGLSNDEVIKRLVKEIPTPEIPKFER from the coding sequence ATGCAGCAGGAACTGCAAAAGGTCATTATCGGCCAGAACGAGGTGATCGAGCAGTTGTTCGCCGCCATCTTCACGCGCGGGCATTGCCTGCTGGAAGGCGTGCCGGGGCTCGCCAAGACGTTGATGGTGAGCACGCTGGCCAAGATTCTCGATATCCAGTTCAAACGCATCCAGTTCACGCCCGACTTGATGCCGTCCGACATCACCGGCACGAATGTGCTGGATGAAGACGAGCACGGCCGACGGAATTTCCGTTTCGTCGAAGGGCCGATCTTTACGAACATCCTGTTGGCGGACGAAATCAACCGCACGCCCCCTAAAACGCAGGCCGCGCTGCTGCAGGCGATGCAGGAACGCGAAGTGTCCGTCGGCCAGACGACGTACGAGTTGCCCGACCCGTTTTTTACGATCGCCACGCAAAACCCGATCGAGCAGGAAGGGACCTATCCGCTGCCGGAAGCGCAGCTCGACCGGTTCATGTTTAATATCAAGGTCGACTACCCCTCGCTGGATGAGGAAGAGCGCATCCTGGCCGCGACGACGCGAGGGGAAAAGCCAGAGATTCGCAAAGTCCTCTCCGGCAAGGCGATCGTCAATCTGCAAAAGCTGGTCAGCAGCGTGGCGGTGAGCGAGTACATCATCAAGTACGCGTCACGGTTGGTCCGCGCCACGCGTCCCAAAGACGACAGCGCACCGAAGTTCATCCGCGAACTGGTCGATTGGGGCGCCGGTCCCCGCGCCGGCCAGTTCCTGATTCACGGCGGCAAGGCGCTGGCGGCAATGGAAGGCCGGTTCTCGGTCGCCATCGAAGACGTGCAGAAAATCGCCATCCCCGTGCTGCGCCACCGCATCAGCACGAATTTCCAGGCCCAGGCGGAAGGACTGTCCAACGACGAGGTCATCAAGCGCCTGGTGAAAGAGATCCCGACGCCGGAGATTCCAAAGTTTGAAAGGTAG
- a CDS encoding DUF58 domain-containing protein: MSTAESYLKPEVIRQIGRLDLRAQFIVKGLFQGLHASPFHGFSVEFSEHRKYTAGDNPQEIDWLVYAKTDKYYIKKFEAETNITGYLVMDLSRSMAYTYRQELTKFDYAICLAAALAYLMVHQQDPVGLVTFDEKIRSSLPPRSKRTQLGNILSLLSRLKPSGKTEVAKSITQLAAMLRHRSLVMLFSDLLDEPEPIIQALRRLHHGGHDVIVFHILDEAEVAFPFDGLIEFEEPESLDRLQVDAAGYRRDYLEELKSFRDLYKRECFKSRIDYVPIDTSMPFDKALVEYLNSRRMRF; this comes from the coding sequence ATGTCCACCGCCGAAAGTTATCTCAAGCCTGAAGTCATCCGCCAGATTGGCCGGTTGGATTTGCGCGCGCAGTTTATTGTGAAGGGGTTGTTTCAGGGCTTGCATGCGAGTCCCTTTCACGGGTTTTCCGTGGAGTTCAGCGAACATCGCAAGTACACGGCTGGCGACAACCCACAGGAAATCGATTGGCTGGTTTACGCCAAGACCGACAAGTACTACATCAAGAAGTTCGAGGCGGAGACCAACATCACCGGCTATCTGGTGATGGACCTGAGCCGCTCGATGGCCTACACGTACCGCCAGGAGCTGACGAAGTTCGACTACGCTATCTGCCTCGCCGCGGCGCTGGCCTATTTGATGGTCCACCAGCAGGACCCCGTCGGTTTGGTGACCTTCGACGAAAAAATCCGCAGCAGCTTGCCGCCGCGTTCCAAACGGACGCAGTTGGGCAACATCCTCTCTCTCCTGTCGCGACTGAAACCGTCGGGCAAGACCGAGGTCGCCAAGAGCATCACACAACTCGCCGCCATGCTCCGGCATCGCAGCCTGGTGATGTTGTTTTCCGACTTGCTCGACGAGCCGGAGCCGATCATCCAGGCCCTGCGCCGGTTGCATCACGGCGGGCACGACGTGATCGTGTTTCACATCCTCGACGAGGCTGAGGTCGCCTTTCCATTCGACGGGCTGATTGAATTCGAAGAGCCGGAATCGCTGGATCGCCTGCAAGTCGACGCGGCCGGATACCGGCGCGATTACCTGGAAGAACTGAAAAGCTTCCGCGACTTGTACAAACGCGAATGCTTCAAAAGCCGCATCGACTACGTCCCCATCGACACCAGCATGCCGTTTGATAAGGCGCTGGTGGAGTATCTGAATAGTCGTCGGATGCGGTTCTAA
- a CDS encoding BatA domain-containing protein, with the protein MGFLHLALLGGTLLAAAPVILHLVMRQQPKLLEFPALRFIQQRRESNRRRMRLRHWLLLALRVAAIVLLAAGLARPFVRTSSAWIGDREAPVAAALVFDTSARMQYRQQNQTRLEQAQEIGEWLLRQLPDESQAAVLDSRPGPPSFQVDLAAAQQRVARLEVSGVTRGVPETIEAAVELLSRSELERKEIYLFTDLTQAAFPTESLATARKAVESLPGAAIYVIDVGATAPQDFALGPLELNAERLPINKPLRLGVELRAVGDGGERTVESYVRDVTGKLQLRGRQSASVTAGGASRMEFLLSGLPTGVHQGEVRIAGADALSANDVRYFTAEIRPAQRVLIATAPPAFEDRALMLSEALAPTTMRENGSAPFTCDVVSTEALGEIQSEALEGYAAVLLNDPHAMSAPAWQRLHAYAFGGGGIGVFVGPSADPLAEFNSDAALDLLPGRLVRQARYPDGDLYLAPNVFEHPLLAPFRLRGGSLPWIDFPVFRYWQWEIAAKDVSTLIPFSNGQPALLERIIGDGRVLALSTPISQSREEYEHDDTRWNYGAAPLPSFVLVNEIALYLSGNADAHVNYLAGQDAVLRLPAGAKVDTALLTTPRGEQFRVNANQADRNIAIASVEYPGHFRANAGGEGASLDLGFSVNLAPGDTELVRADPEVLKGLFGESPFRLARSRDQINRELSLGRVGRELFPYLAMLVALILGIEQVFANRFYRDRAAVKELQPTRPVEASVA; encoded by the coding sequence ATGGGTTTCCTTCACCTGGCATTACTCGGCGGGACGCTGCTGGCTGCGGCGCCGGTGATATTGCATTTGGTGATGCGGCAGCAACCGAAGCTGCTGGAATTCCCAGCGTTGCGGTTTATCCAACAGCGGCGCGAATCGAATCGCCGCCGGATGCGATTGCGCCACTGGCTGCTCTTGGCGCTGCGCGTGGCGGCCATCGTGCTGTTGGCCGCCGGGCTGGCGCGGCCGTTTGTGCGGACTTCGAGCGCTTGGATTGGCGATCGCGAGGCGCCGGTGGCCGCGGCGCTGGTGTTCGATACCTCGGCGCGGATGCAGTATCGCCAGCAGAATCAGACGCGCCTGGAGCAAGCCCAGGAGATCGGCGAATGGCTGTTGCGGCAGTTGCCGGATGAAAGCCAGGCGGCCGTGCTCGATTCCCGGCCGGGGCCACCGTCGTTTCAAGTGGATTTGGCCGCCGCGCAACAACGCGTTGCGCGCTTAGAAGTATCGGGCGTAACGCGCGGCGTGCCGGAGACGATTGAGGCGGCCGTGGAATTGCTTTCCCGCAGCGAACTGGAACGCAAAGAGATCTATTTGTTCACCGACCTGACGCAGGCTGCCTTTCCGACGGAGTCGCTGGCGACCGCTCGCAAGGCCGTGGAATCGCTCCCCGGCGCGGCGATCTATGTGATCGACGTTGGCGCCACGGCGCCGCAGGATTTTGCGCTCGGCCCGTTGGAACTGAACGCCGAGCGATTGCCGATCAATAAGCCATTGCGGCTAGGCGTCGAATTGCGCGCCGTGGGCGACGGCGGCGAACGCACCGTGGAATCGTATGTCCGCGACGTCACCGGCAAGCTGCAATTGCGCGGGCGGCAATCCGCTTCGGTCACTGCGGGCGGCGCGTCGCGGATGGAATTTCTGCTCAGCGGCTTGCCTACTGGCGTGCATCAGGGAGAGGTCCGCATCGCCGGCGCCGACGCCTTGTCCGCCAACGATGTGCGGTATTTCACCGCGGAAATTCGTCCGGCGCAACGGGTGCTGATCGCCACGGCGCCACCGGCGTTCGAAGACCGGGCGTTGATGTTGAGCGAGGCGCTTGCGCCCACGACGATGCGCGAGAATGGCAGTGCGCCGTTTACTTGCGATGTCGTCTCCACCGAAGCGCTCGGCGAGATCCAATCGGAGGCGCTCGAAGGATACGCCGCCGTATTGTTGAATGATCCTCACGCCATGTCCGCGCCCGCCTGGCAGCGATTGCATGCGTATGCATTTGGCGGAGGCGGGATCGGCGTCTTCGTCGGTCCGTCGGCCGATCCGCTCGCCGAGTTCAATAGCGACGCGGCGCTCGATCTGCTGCCGGGTCGACTCGTGCGGCAGGCCCGTTACCCGGACGGCGACCTGTATCTCGCGCCGAACGTGTTCGAACATCCGTTGCTGGCGCCGTTTCGCTTGCGCGGCGGCTCGCTGCCTTGGATCGATTTTCCGGTCTTCCGGTACTGGCAATGGGAGATCGCCGCGAAAGACGTCAGCACGCTGATTCCATTCTCGAATGGCCAACCGGCGCTCTTGGAACGCATCATCGGCGACGGGCGAGTGTTGGCGCTTTCCACTCCCATTTCGCAGTCGCGTGAAGAATACGAGCACGACGACACGCGTTGGAACTACGGCGCCGCGCCGTTGCCGTCGTTCGTGCTGGTCAATGAAATCGCGCTCTATCTCAGCGGCAATGCCGATGCGCATGTCAACTATCTCGCCGGGCAGGACGCCGTGTTGCGGTTGCCGGCCGGCGCGAAAGTGGACACCGCATTGCTGACTACGCCGCGCGGCGAGCAATTCCGCGTGAATGCCAATCAGGCGGATCGGAATATCGCCATCGCCTCGGTGGAATATCCAGGGCATTTCCGTGCGAATGCCGGCGGCGAGGGCGCAAGCCTCGACCTCGGCTTCAGCGTGAATCTGGCCCCTGGTGATACCGAGTTGGTGCGGGCGGATCCGGAAGTGCTCAAGGGCTTATTCGGCGAGTCACCATTTCGACTCGCGCGCAGCCGCGACCAGATCAATCGCGAGTTGAGCCTCGGGCGCGTGGGGCGCGAGTTGTTTCCGTATCTCGCGATGCTCGTGGCCCTGATTCTCGGCATTGAGCAAGTGTTCGCGAATCGCTTCTATCGCGATCGCGCCGCCGTGAAGGAATTGCAGCCGACGCGGCCCGTCGAAGCCAGCGTCGCCTAG
- a CDS encoding RNA-binding protein, with translation MSFKIYAGNLPWLVTDQSLREIFEPFGAVLSAEVVIDRRNGRARGFGFVRMESADVAQNAIAALHGMNWHDRPIRVAPAKDSVDDPPATPAS, from the coding sequence GTGTCTTTCAAAATCTATGCGGGTAATCTGCCCTGGCTAGTAACGGATCAATCGCTACGAGAGATATTCGAACCTTTCGGCGCCGTCCTGTCGGCGGAAGTTGTCATCGATCGCCGGAATGGTCGCGCCCGCGGCTTCGGGTTCGTGCGGATGGAGTCGGCGGACGTTGCCCAGAACGCGATTGCCGCACTTCACGGTATGAATTGGCACGATCGTCCGATTCGCGTCGCACCGGCGAAAGACTCGGTGGACGACCCACCGGCCACTCCGGCTAGTTGA
- a CDS encoding Clp protease N-terminal domain-containing protein: MYERFTPRARWVMEQAGHVAKRMEHDYIGTEHVLLALLQERHGHAQRVFKQLLTDLKKVGKETEKLAERGSHNMAIGKLRQTSHVKNVVKCAQDEAHARQLPLVGTAMVLLGLLQEEDGIAAMVLTQNKVTHRGVGSILQTMSRSHVDLAKEDNVAAGSLLKQPWAIGAIAVVAALVLIAGVGKALGWW; this comes from the coding sequence ATGTACGAACGCTTCACGCCCCGCGCGCGTTGGGTCATGGAACAGGCCGGCCATGTGGCCAAACGCATGGAGCACGATTACATCGGCACGGAACATGTGCTGCTGGCGCTCCTCCAAGAGCGGCACGGTCACGCCCAACGCGTGTTCAAGCAACTGCTCACGGACTTGAAAAAAGTCGGTAAGGAAACGGAAAAACTGGCCGAGCGCGGTTCGCACAACATGGCGATCGGCAAGCTCCGGCAAACCTCGCACGTCAAAAACGTCGTGAAATGCGCTCAAGACGAGGCCCATGCCAGGCAATTGCCGCTAGTCGGCACGGCGATGGTGCTGCTAGGGTTACTTCAGGAAGAGGACGGCATCGCCGCGATGGTGCTCACGCAAAACAAGGTCACGCACCGCGGCGTCGGCTCGATCCTACAGACCATGTCCAGGTCCCACGTCGATCTGGCGAAGGAAGACAACGTCGCCGCCGGTTCGCTGCTCAAACAGCCATGGGCAATCGGCGCAATCGCTGTTGTGGCCGCGCTGGTTTTGATCGCTGGCGTGGGGAAGGCACTTGGTTGGTGGTAG